From one Catellatospora sp. IY07-71 genomic stretch:
- a CDS encoding AAA family ATPase, which yields MGGGGFLRWVELDEDGTDPAAYPFALPVVAGLRRAGRLELDPKVTFLIGDNGTGKSTLIEAMAVAAGFNPEGGSPNFNFATRATESPLGDHLRLVRGLGKPRTGFFLRAESFYNVATEIEKLGMERAYGGRSLHERSHGESFLDLVAHRFGPQGLYLLDEPEAALSVYGCLAVIARVQELTAQGSQFVIATHSPILLAVPGARILRIDADGGIDRVGYDDAEPVVLTRSFLAEPQLYLRHLLAPES from the coding sequence ATGGGTGGGGGCGGATTCCTGCGGTGGGTGGAGCTGGACGAGGACGGGACGGACCCGGCGGCGTACCCGTTCGCGCTGCCGGTGGTGGCCGGGCTGCGTAGGGCGGGGCGGCTGGAGCTGGATCCGAAGGTGACGTTCCTGATCGGGGACAACGGCACCGGCAAGTCGACCCTGATCGAGGCGATGGCCGTGGCGGCCGGGTTCAACCCGGAGGGCGGCTCGCCGAACTTCAACTTCGCCACCCGCGCCACGGAGTCGCCGCTGGGCGATCATCTCCGCCTGGTACGCGGCCTCGGCAAGCCGCGCACCGGCTTCTTCCTGCGCGCGGAGTCCTTCTACAACGTCGCCACCGAGATAGAGAAGCTCGGCATGGAACGCGCCTACGGCGGCCGCAGCCTGCACGAGCGCTCGCACGGGGAGTCGTTCCTGGACCTGGTCGCGCACCGGTTCGGGCCGCAGGGGCTGTACCTGCTGGACGAGCCGGAGGCGGCGCTGTCGGTGTACGGCTGCCTGGCCGTCATCGCCCGGGTCCAGGAGCTGACCGCGCAGGGCTCGCAGTTCGTCATCGCGACGCACTCGCCGATCCTGCTGGCCGTGCCGGGCGCGCGCATCCTGCGGATCGACGCCGACGGCGGCATCGACCGGGTCGGCTACGACGATGCGGAACCGGTGGTGCTGACCCGCTCGTTCCTCGCCGAGCCGCAGCTTTACCTGCGCCACCTGCTCGCCCCGGAGTCCTGA
- a CDS encoding chloride channel protein, with product MTRAHPPGSAGASPSAGPEPPADPTELVRRVGYLRTLALAGLVGVPVSLAAFGFLALLHAMEDRIWHDLPQALTGSDTPPWWWPLPLLALAGLGVGAVVRWAPGHGGHMPIDGLGGPPPSAAELPWVLVAALVSLPLGAVLGPEAPLIAGGSGLALLIAQLLGIEHGSRKSMIVAGSGAAAAVAAIFGSPVVAAVLLIEMIQLSGAALAIVVVPCLLAAGIGAIVFTGLGAWSGLPIGSLRLPIPPTDFRPDVADLLWAVPLAVLTAAGIRVVRLVARRVAPWVTARPLAGTFAAALGVGACAAAYALLTGRSPAEAALSGQQTLAALAADPAAWPELPLLALLLFKSAGYALSLAALRGGPIFPAVSLGGVFGVLAGPLPGLGPVPAMAAGMAAASVAIMSLPVSAVVLVVLLMGPLGFRTTPIILIAVVVAFVTEQILEHGLSRRRDLRP from the coding sequence GTGACCAGGGCGCACCCGCCGGGCTCGGCGGGCGCGAGCCCGTCCGCCGGGCCGGAGCCCCCGGCCGACCCGACCGAACTGGTGCGCCGTGTCGGCTACCTGCGCACGCTGGCGCTGGCCGGGCTCGTCGGCGTGCCGGTGTCGCTGGCCGCGTTCGGCTTCCTGGCGCTGCTGCACGCCATGGAGGACCGCATCTGGCACGACCTGCCGCAGGCACTGACCGGATCGGACACCCCACCCTGGTGGTGGCCGCTGCCGCTGCTCGCGCTGGCCGGGCTCGGCGTCGGCGCGGTCGTCCGGTGGGCCCCCGGACACGGCGGGCACATGCCGATCGACGGCCTGGGCGGGCCGCCACCGTCCGCCGCCGAGCTGCCCTGGGTGCTGGTCGCGGCGCTGGTCAGCCTGCCGCTGGGCGCGGTGCTCGGCCCGGAGGCGCCGCTCATCGCGGGCGGCAGCGGGCTGGCCCTGCTCATCGCGCAGCTGCTCGGGATCGAGCACGGCAGCCGCAAGTCGATGATCGTCGCCGGATCGGGCGCGGCGGCGGCGGTCGCGGCGATCTTCGGCAGTCCCGTGGTCGCGGCCGTGCTGCTCATCGAGATGATCCAGCTCAGCGGCGCGGCGCTGGCCATCGTCGTGGTGCCGTGCCTGCTGGCGGCGGGCATCGGCGCGATCGTGTTCACGGGCCTGGGCGCCTGGTCCGGGCTGCCCATCGGGTCGCTGAGGCTGCCCATCCCGCCGACCGACTTCCGGCCCGACGTCGCCGATCTGCTGTGGGCGGTGCCGCTGGCGGTGCTCACCGCGGCGGGCATCCGGGTGGTCCGGCTGGTCGCGCGCCGGGTCGCGCCGTGGGTCACCGCCCGGCCGCTGGCCGGCACGTTCGCCGCGGCGCTCGGCGTCGGGGCCTGCGCGGCCGCGTACGCCCTGCTGACGGGCCGCTCCCCCGCGGAGGCGGCGCTGTCCGGTCAGCAGACCCTGGCCGCGCTCGCGGCCGATCCGGCCGCGTGGCCGGAGCTGCCGCTGCTGGCGCTGCTTCTGTTCAAGAGCGCCGGGTATGCCCTGTCGCTGGCGGCGCTGCGCGGCGGCCCGATCTTCCCGGCGGTGAGCCTGGGCGGCGTCTTCGGCGTGCTGGCCGGCCCGCTGCCCGGCCTGGGCCCGGTGCCCGCGATGGCGGCGGGCATGGCCGCGGCGTCGGTGGCCATCATGTCGCTGCCGGTCAGCGCGGTGGTCCTGGTGGTCCTGCTGATGGGCCCGCTCGGCTTCCGCACCACCCCGATCATCCTGATCGCCGTCGTGGTCGCCTTCGTCACCGAGCAGATCCTGGAACACGGCCTCAGCCGCCGCCGCGACCTCCGACCCTGA
- a CDS encoding glycerol-3-phosphate dehydrogenase/oxidase, with translation MDVVALSPEARRQALADMAARELDILVVGGGVVGAGAALDAVTRGLTTGLVEARDWASGTSSRSSKLIHGGLRYLEMLDFGLVAEALRERALLLTRICPHLAKPVKFLYPLTHRVWERPYVGSGVLLYDTMGLTTGTGRGVPHHRHLSHRRALREAPCLKKGSLVGAVQYWDGQVDDARHTMTVVRTAASYGALVANRARVTGFLREGERVVGATVEDVLTGEGYDVRAQQVINATGVWTDETQRMADTRGQFHVRASKGIHLLVPRDRIQSRTGLILRTEKSVLFVIPWGRHWIVGTTDTDWHLDLAHPAATAHDIKYLLAHVNSVLVTKLTMEDVEGVYAGLRPLLAGESEETSKLSREHLVGHPVPGLVVVAGGKYTTYRVMGKDAVDEAARSLDQKIPESITHEVALAGAEGYRVLWNRRHLLAQESGLHVVRIEHLLNRFGSMIHEVLRLVEEDPALAEPLPGADDYLAAEAVYAASHEGALHVDDVLARRTRASIETWSRGVQAAPMVARLMGGVLGWSEEEVAREIEVYTARVEAERQSQQEPDDESADKVRLAAPDLG, from the coding sequence ATGGACGTCGTAGCGCTCTCTCCCGAGGCGCGCCGCCAGGCCCTGGCCGACATGGCCGCCCGGGAGCTGGACATCCTCGTCGTCGGCGGGGGCGTGGTCGGCGCCGGTGCGGCGCTGGACGCGGTGACCCGCGGTCTGACCACCGGGCTGGTCGAGGCGCGGGACTGGGCCTCGGGCACGTCCAGCCGGTCCAGCAAGCTCATCCACGGCGGCCTGCGCTACCTGGAGATGCTGGACTTCGGGCTGGTCGCCGAGGCGCTGCGAGAGCGGGCGCTGCTGCTCACCCGCATCTGCCCGCACCTGGCCAAGCCGGTGAAGTTCCTCTACCCGCTGACGCACCGGGTGTGGGAGCGGCCGTACGTCGGCAGCGGCGTGCTGCTGTACGACACCATGGGCCTGACCACCGGCACCGGCCGCGGCGTGCCCCACCACCGGCACCTGAGCCACCGCCGTGCCCTGCGCGAGGCGCCGTGCCTGAAGAAGGGCTCGCTGGTCGGCGCGGTGCAGTACTGGGACGGCCAGGTCGACGACGCCCGGCACACGATGACCGTGGTGCGCACCGCGGCGTCGTACGGCGCGCTGGTCGCCAACCGGGCCCGGGTCACCGGCTTCCTGCGCGAGGGCGAGCGGGTGGTCGGCGCGACCGTCGAGGACGTGCTCACCGGCGAGGGGTACGACGTGCGCGCCCAGCAGGTGATCAACGCGACCGGCGTGTGGACGGACGAGACGCAGCGGATGGCCGACACCCGCGGCCAGTTCCACGTGCGCGCGTCCAAGGGCATCCACCTGCTCGTGCCGCGTGACCGCATCCAGTCGCGCACCGGGCTGATCCTGCGCACCGAGAAGAGCGTGCTGTTCGTGATCCCGTGGGGACGGCACTGGATCGTGGGCACCACCGACACCGACTGGCACCTCGACCTGGCGCACCCGGCGGCGACCGCACACGACATCAAGTACCTGCTGGCGCACGTGAACTCGGTGCTGGTGACCAAGCTGACCATGGAGGACGTGGAGGGCGTCTACGCCGGGCTGCGGCCGCTGCTGGCGGGGGAGTCGGAGGAGACCAGCAAGCTGTCCCGCGAGCACCTGGTCGGGCACCCGGTGCCCGGGCTGGTGGTGGTCGCGGGCGGCAAGTACACGACGTACCGGGTGATGGGCAAGGACGCGGTGGACGAGGCCGCCCGCAGCCTGGACCAGAAGATCCCCGAGTCGATCACGCACGAGGTGGCGCTGGCCGGCGCGGAGGGCTACCGGGTGCTGTGGAACCGGCGGCACCTGCTGGCCCAGGAGTCGGGCCTGCACGTGGTGCGGATCGAGCACCTGCTCAACCGGTTCGGCTCGATGATCCACGAGGTGCTGCGGCTGGTCGAGGAGGACCCGGCGCTGGCCGAGCCGCTGCCGGGCGCCGACGACTACCTGGCCGCCGAGGCGGTGTACGCCGCCTCGCACGAGGGCGCGCTGCACGTGGACGACGTGCTGGCCCGGCGCACCCGCGCGTCGATCGAGACCTGGTCGCGCGGGGTGCAGGCGGCGCCGATGGTGGCCCGGTTGATGGGCGGCGTGCTGGGCTGGTCCGAGGAGGAGGTGGCGCGCGAGATCGAGGTGTACACGGCCCGGGTCGAGGCCGAGCGGCAGTCGCAGCAGGAGCCCGACGACGAGTCGGCGGACAAGGTCCGGCTGGCCGCGCCCGATCTCGGCTGA
- a CDS encoding methyltransferase — MLPPQPAALDRLCLSPVPLVPEIRLHLAVDSIVWWARMEAEAHSRVPVPYWASAWAGGQAIARYVLDHPETADGRHALDLAAGSGLAGIAAGMAGAVSVTANDTDPYAVAAALLNGRANGVTVTGSEHDLLDGDGGSADLVLAGDVFYDAELADRMLPFLRRAARRGATVLIGDPGRDHLPSGQLIRVAGYDTAGAFTFSDAQLRHVEVYRLAA, encoded by the coding sequence ATGCTGCCTCCCCAGCCCGCCGCGCTCGACCGGCTCTGCCTGAGCCCGGTGCCCCTCGTCCCCGAGATCCGGCTGCACCTGGCCGTCGACTCGATCGTGTGGTGGGCCCGGATGGAGGCCGAGGCGCACAGCCGGGTGCCGGTGCCGTACTGGGCCTCGGCCTGGGCGGGCGGGCAGGCGATCGCCCGGTACGTGCTCGACCACCCCGAGACCGCCGACGGGCGGCACGCGCTGGACCTGGCGGCGGGCTCCGGCCTGGCCGGCATCGCCGCCGGCATGGCGGGCGCGGTCAGCGTCACCGCCAACGACACCGATCCGTACGCCGTCGCCGCCGCGCTGCTCAACGGCCGCGCCAACGGGGTGACCGTGACCGGCAGCGAGCACGATCTGCTCGACGGCGACGGCGGCAGCGCCGACCTGGTGCTGGCCGGGGACGTGTTCTACGACGCCGAGCTGGCCGACCGCATGCTGCCCTTCCTGCGCCGGGCCGCCCGGCGCGGCGCCACCGTCCTCATCGGCGATCCCGGCCGCGACCACCTGCCCAGCGGGCAGCTGATCCGGGTGGCCGGCTACGACACCGCGGGCGCGTTCACGTTCTCCGACGCCCAGCTGCGCCACGTCGAGGTGTACCGCCTCGCCGCCTGA
- the glpK gene encoding glycerol kinase GlpK: MADFVGAIDQGTTSTRFMIFDRGGNEVGKHQLEHKQYLPQAGWVEHNPLEIWERTSAVVRTALSQKRLQASDLAAVGITNQRETTVVWDRRTGRPYYNAIVWQDTRTDRIAAALDRDGRGDTIRRKAGLPPATYFSGGKIQWILENVDGVRDAAARGDALFGNTDTWTLWNLTGGPDGGVHITDVTNASRTMLMNLETLDWDDELLAFFGVPREMLPQIRPSSDPGLYGKTRAGGPFGGEIPLPASLGDQQAATVGQVCFSPGEAKNTYGTGNFLLLNTGTELVRSKAGLLTTVCYQFADQPAVYALEGSIAVTGSAIQWLRDQLGIISGAAQSEALARQVDDNGGMYFVPAFSGLFAPYWRSDARGVIVGLSRFNTNAHLARATLEAICYQSRDVVEAMEKDSGVRLDFLKVDGGITANKLCMQLQADILGVPVSKPVVAETTALGAAYAAGLAVGFWKDTDELRQHWQEDQRWDPTWTDEQRTEGYQGWKKAVERTLNWVEVE, translated from the coding sequence ATGGCCGACTTTGTGGGCGCGATCGACCAGGGCACGACCAGCACCCGGTTCATGATCTTCGACCGTGGTGGCAACGAGGTCGGCAAGCACCAGCTGGAGCACAAGCAGTACCTGCCGCAGGCGGGCTGGGTGGAGCACAACCCGCTGGAGATCTGGGAGCGGACCAGCGCCGTGGTGCGCACCGCGCTTTCCCAGAAGAGGCTGCAGGCGTCCGATCTCGCCGCGGTCGGCATCACCAACCAGCGCGAGACGACGGTGGTGTGGGACCGCCGGACCGGCCGGCCCTACTACAACGCCATCGTCTGGCAGGACACCCGCACCGACCGCATCGCCGCGGCCCTGGACCGCGACGGCCGGGGCGACACCATCCGGCGCAAGGCCGGGCTGCCGCCCGCGACGTACTTCTCCGGCGGGAAGATCCAATGGATCCTGGAGAACGTCGACGGCGTACGCGACGCGGCCGCCCGCGGCGATGCGCTCTTCGGCAACACCGACACCTGGACGCTGTGGAACCTGACCGGCGGGCCGGACGGCGGCGTGCACATCACCGACGTCACCAACGCCAGCCGCACCATGCTGATGAACCTGGAGACGCTGGACTGGGACGACGAGCTGCTGGCCTTCTTCGGCGTGCCGCGCGAGATGCTGCCGCAGATCCGGCCCTCGTCCGACCCGGGCCTGTACGGCAAGACGCGCGCCGGCGGCCCGTTCGGGGGCGAGATCCCGCTGCCCGCGTCGCTCGGCGACCAGCAGGCGGCCACGGTCGGGCAGGTGTGCTTCTCGCCCGGCGAGGCCAAGAACACCTACGGCACCGGCAACTTCCTGCTGCTCAACACCGGCACCGAGCTGGTGCGGTCCAAGGCGGGCCTGCTCACGACGGTCTGCTACCAGTTCGCCGACCAGCCCGCGGTGTACGCCCTGGAGGGCTCCATCGCGGTGACCGGCTCGGCGATCCAGTGGCTGCGCGACCAGCTGGGCATCATCAGCGGCGCGGCGCAGAGCGAGGCACTGGCCCGGCAGGTCGACGACAACGGCGGCATGTACTTCGTGCCGGCCTTCTCCGGCCTGTTCGCGCCGTACTGGCGCTCGGACGCGCGCGGCGTGATCGTGGGCCTGTCCCGCTTCAACACCAACGCGCACCTGGCGCGGGCCACCCTGGAGGCGATCTGCTACCAGTCGCGCGACGTGGTCGAGGCGATGGAGAAGGACTCCGGGGTGCGGCTGGACTTCCTCAAGGTCGACGGCGGCATCACCGCGAACAAGCTGTGCATGCAGCTGCAGGCCGACATCCTGGGCGTGCCGGTGAGCAAGCCGGTGGTCGCCGAGACCACCGCGCTGGGCGCCGCGTACGCCGCCGGGCTCGCGGTGGGCTTCTGGAAGGACACCGACGAGCTGCGCCAGCACTGGCAGGAGGACCAGCGCTGGGACCCGACCTGGACCGACGAGCAGCGCACCGAGGGGTACCAGGGCTGGAAGAAGGCCGTCGAGCGGACCCTGAACTGGGTCGAGGTCGAGTAG
- a CDS encoding DUF5996 family protein has product MSSKGVWPALPLAEWSDTRDTLHLWTQVVGKVRLALEPMVNHWWQVPLYVNARGLTTSLMPYGAAGLEIVFDFQRHVLDLHTTGGERREVELRPRSVADFHASVMSSLDSLGMPVDIMARPVELPDVIRFPEDDQHCSYDAEAAHRFWLALVQAHRVFTAFRGRFQGKVSPVHVFWGALDLAVTRFSGEEAPPHPGGVPNCPDRVNLLAYSHEVSSCGFWPGGGPEGVFYAYAYPEPPGFRDWPIGPEQARYDAELGEFVLPYEAVRTADDPDMALMTFLQCTYEAAAELAAWDRRALEV; this is encoded by the coding sequence GTGAGCAGCAAGGGAGTGTGGCCGGCGCTGCCGCTGGCCGAGTGGTCGGACACCCGGGACACGCTGCACCTGTGGACGCAGGTCGTAGGCAAGGTGCGGCTGGCCCTGGAGCCGATGGTCAACCACTGGTGGCAGGTCCCGCTGTACGTGAACGCACGCGGCCTGACCACCTCGCTGATGCCGTACGGCGCGGCCGGGCTGGAGATCGTGTTCGACTTCCAGCGGCACGTGCTCGACCTGCACACCACCGGCGGCGAGCGGCGCGAGGTGGAGCTGCGCCCGCGCAGCGTGGCCGACTTCCACGCCTCGGTAATGTCGTCGCTGGACTCGCTGGGCATGCCGGTCGACATCATGGCCCGGCCCGTCGAGCTGCCGGACGTGATCCGCTTCCCGGAAGACGATCAGCACTGCTCGTACGACGCCGAGGCCGCGCACCGGTTCTGGCTGGCGCTGGTGCAGGCGCACCGGGTGTTCACCGCGTTCCGGGGCCGGTTCCAGGGCAAGGTCAGCCCGGTGCACGTGTTCTGGGGCGCGCTGGACCTGGCGGTGACCCGGTTCTCCGGCGAGGAGGCGCCGCCGCACCCGGGCGGGGTGCCCAACTGCCCCGATCGGGTCAACCTGCTGGCGTACAGCCACGAGGTGAGCAGCTGCGGCTTCTGGCCGGGCGGCGGCCCGGAGGGGGTGTTCTACGCGTACGCGTACCCGGAGCCGCCGGGCTTCCGTGATTGGCCGATCGGACCGGAGCAGGCCCGCTACGACGCGGAGCTGGGCGAGTTCGTGCTGCCGTACGAGGCGGTGCGCACCGCCGACGATCCGGACATGGCGCTGATGACGTTCCTGCAGTGCACCTACGAGGCCGCGGCGGAGCTGGCCGCGTGGGACCGGCGCGCGCTGGAGGTCTGA
- a CDS encoding cold-shock protein yields the protein MATGTVKWFNSEKGFGFIEQDGGGADVFVHYSAISGGGYRELHEGQQVEFEITQGQKGPQAANVHPL from the coding sequence ATGGCAACCGGCACCGTGAAGTGGTTCAACTCGGAGAAGGGCTTCGGCTTCATCGAACAGGACGGCGGTGGCGCGGACGTGTTCGTTCACTACTCCGCCATCTCCGGTGGCGGCTACCGCGAGCTCCACGAGGGCCAGCAGGTCGAGTTCGAGATCACGCAGGGCCAGAAGGGCCCGCAGGCGGCCAACGTCCACCCGCTCTGA
- the lon gene encoding endopeptidase La produces MTTLPVLPLDDAVLLPGNVVAVALQPDTQAAIDAARAAGDKTVLAVPRIDGEYGSFGVTAVIEKVGRLPSGERAAVLRGVSRARIGSGVPGPGAALWVEASLLTEPEPAGRAKELAREYKALVTAELQQRGAWQIIDAVERMTDLSELADSAGYAPWLTLAQKVQLLGSPDVTARLELLVGWAREHAAEQEVSEKINSEVREGLEKSQREFLLRQQLAAIRKELGEDEPEGSADYRARVEAADLPEKVREAALREVGKLERASDASPETSWIRTWLDTVLELPWNVRTEDDTDLAAAKAVLDADHTGLDDVKDRILEYLAVRNRRAARNLQVVGGRGSGAVLALAGPPGVGKTSLGESVARALGRKFVRVSLGGVRDEAEIRGHRRTYVGALPGRLVRALREAGSMNPVVLLDEVDKISAGYAGDPAAALLEVLDPAQNHTFRDHYLEVDLDLSDVLFLATANVVETIPGPLLDRMELVTLDGYTEQEKVAIARDHLLPRQLDRAGLTADEVSISEDALRAVAAEHTREAGVRQLERALARILRKVAVKQATASGKVAVDTADLKEYLGRPRFTPESAERTAVPGVATGLAVTGTGGDVLFIEATSMEGEPGLTLTGQLGDVMKESAHIALSYLRSHGRELGLDPNALAGRRIHLHVPAGAVPKDGPSAGITMVTALASLVAGRPVRPEFGMTGEVTLAGRVLPIGGVKQKLLAAHRAGLTEVVIPARNEPDLDDVPEDVRAGLTIHVLSDVADVLALALRPAEPAAGTGPAPAEPALAAA; encoded by the coding sequence ATGACGACTCTCCCCGTTCTTCCCCTGGACGACGCGGTACTGCTGCCCGGCAACGTGGTGGCCGTGGCGCTGCAGCCCGACACGCAGGCCGCGATCGACGCGGCGCGGGCGGCCGGGGACAAGACCGTGCTGGCCGTGCCCCGCATCGACGGCGAGTACGGCTCCTTCGGCGTCACCGCCGTGATCGAGAAGGTGGGCCGCCTGCCCAGCGGCGAGCGCGCCGCCGTGCTGCGCGGCGTGAGCCGGGCCCGGATCGGCTCCGGCGTGCCCGGACCGGGCGCGGCGCTGTGGGTCGAGGCGAGCCTGCTCACCGAGCCGGAGCCGGCCGGCCGGGCCAAGGAGCTGGCCCGCGAGTACAAGGCCCTGGTCACCGCCGAGCTGCAGCAGCGTGGCGCGTGGCAGATCATCGACGCGGTCGAGCGGATGACCGACCTGTCCGAGCTGGCCGACTCGGCCGGCTACGCGCCGTGGCTGACGCTGGCCCAGAAGGTGCAGCTGCTCGGCTCGCCGGACGTGACCGCGCGACTGGAGCTGCTGGTCGGCTGGGCGCGCGAGCACGCGGCCGAGCAGGAGGTCTCCGAGAAGATCAACAGCGAGGTGCGCGAGGGGCTGGAGAAGTCCCAGCGCGAGTTCCTGCTGCGCCAGCAGCTCGCCGCGATCCGCAAGGAGCTCGGCGAGGACGAGCCCGAGGGCTCGGCCGACTACCGGGCCCGGGTCGAGGCCGCCGACCTGCCCGAGAAGGTACGCGAGGCGGCGCTGCGCGAGGTCGGCAAGCTGGAACGGGCCAGCGACGCCTCCCCGGAGACGAGCTGGATCCGCACCTGGCTGGACACGGTGCTGGAGCTGCCGTGGAACGTGCGCACCGAGGACGACACCGACCTGGCCGCGGCCAAGGCGGTGCTCGACGCCGACCACACCGGACTTGACGACGTGAAGGACCGCATCCTGGAGTACCTCGCGGTGCGCAACCGGCGCGCGGCCCGCAACCTGCAGGTCGTCGGCGGGCGCGGCTCCGGTGCGGTGCTGGCCCTGGCCGGTCCGCCCGGGGTGGGCAAGACCAGCCTCGGCGAGTCCGTGGCGCGGGCGCTGGGCCGCAAGTTCGTCCGGGTGTCGCTGGGCGGCGTACGCGACGAGGCGGAGATCCGCGGCCACCGGCGCACGTACGTCGGCGCGCTGCCCGGACGCCTGGTGCGGGCGCTGCGCGAGGCCGGCTCGATGAACCCGGTGGTGCTGCTCGACGAGGTCGACAAGATCTCGGCGGGGTACGCCGGCGACCCGGCCGCGGCCCTGCTGGAGGTCCTCGACCCGGCGCAGAACCACACGTTCCGCGACCACTACCTGGAGGTCGACCTCGACCTGTCCGACGTGCTGTTCCTGGCCACCGCGAACGTGGTGGAGACCATCCCCGGCCCGCTGCTGGACCGGATGGAGCTGGTCACCCTGGACGGCTACACCGAGCAGGAGAAGGTCGCCATCGCCCGGGACCACCTGCTGCCCCGGCAGCTCGACCGGGCGGGCCTGACCGCCGACGAGGTGTCCATCAGCGAGGACGCGCTGCGGGCCGTCGCCGCCGAGCACACCCGCGAGGCGGGCGTACGCCAGCTGGAGCGGGCCCTGGCCCGGATCCTGCGCAAGGTGGCGGTCAAGCAGGCCACCGCGTCCGGAAAGGTCGCCGTGGACACGGCGGACCTGAAGGAGTACCTGGGCCGGCCCCGGTTCACCCCGGAGTCGGCGGAGCGTACGGCGGTGCCCGGCGTGGCCACCGGCCTCGCGGTCACCGGCACCGGTGGTGACGTGCTGTTCATCGAGGCGACGTCGATGGAGGGCGAGCCGGGGCTGACCCTGACCGGCCAGCTCGGCGACGTCATGAAGGAGTCGGCGCACATCGCGCTGTCGTACCTGCGCTCGCACGGCCGCGAGCTGGGGCTGGACCCCAACGCGCTGGCCGGGCGGCGGATCCACCTGCACGTGCCCGCGGGCGCGGTGCCCAAGGACGGCCCGAGCGCCGGCATCACCATGGTCACCGCCCTGGCGTCGCTGGTCGCCGGGCGGCCGGTCCGGCCCGAGTTCGGCATGACCGGCGAGGTGACCCTGGCCGGGCGGGTGCTGCCCATCGGCGGCGTCAAGCAGAAGCTGCTGGCGGCGCACCGGGCGGGCCTCACCGAGGTGGTCATCCCGGCCCGTAACGAGCCGGACCTGGACGACGTGCCCGAGGACGTGCGCGCGGGCCTGACGATCCACGTGCTGTCCGACGTCGCGGACGTGCTCGCCCTGGCCCTGCGCCCGGCCGAGCCCGCGGCGGGCACCGGTCCCGCACCGGCCGAGCCGGCGCTGGCCGCCGCGTAA
- a CDS encoding MIP/aquaporin family protein has product MAAATKTNGLWRELSAEFAGTMILILFGVGVVAQVVAGGLGDHDSIAWAWGLGVTLGVYTAARISGAHINPAVTFSLAIFKGFPWVKVLPYIVAQFLGAFVAALIVRWNYTEVLHSVDPGLSMKTQGVFSTLPGNGALPIGTWGAFRDQVIGTAILMFMVLALTDLLNLPPLANLAPLLIGLLVVAIGMAWGTAAGYAINPARDFGPRLASYLTGYESAFRDQYGNLYFWVPILGPLIGGPIGAFLYQLLIGRHLKPEEIVEEPAPVGTVAVKETGTGKSSDR; this is encoded by the coding sequence ATGGCAGCAGCAACCAAGACGAACGGCCTGTGGCGGGAACTGAGCGCCGAGTTCGCCGGCACGATGATCCTGATCCTTTTCGGCGTCGGCGTGGTGGCGCAGGTGGTCGCCGGCGGGCTGGGCGACCACGACAGCATCGCCTGGGCCTGGGGTCTGGGTGTGACGCTGGGCGTGTACACGGCGGCGCGGATCAGCGGCGCGCACATCAATCCGGCCGTGACCTTCTCCCTGGCGATCTTCAAGGGCTTCCCGTGGGTGAAGGTGCTGCCCTACATCGTGGCCCAGTTCCTGGGCGCGTTCGTGGCGGCGCTGATCGTGCGGTGGAACTACACCGAGGTGCTCCACTCGGTCGATCCGGGGCTGTCCATGAAGACGCAGGGCGTCTTCTCCACGCTGCCCGGCAACGGCGCGCTGCCGATCGGCACCTGGGGCGCGTTCCGGGACCAGGTCATCGGCACGGCGATCCTGATGTTCATGGTGCTGGCGCTGACCGATCTGCTGAACCTGCCGCCGCTGGCCAACCTGGCGCCGCTGCTGATCGGCCTGCTCGTGGTCGCGATCGGCATGGCCTGGGGCACGGCGGCCGGTTACGCGATCAACCCGGCCCGCGACTTCGGGCCGCGGCTGGCGTCTTATCTGACCGGTTACGAGTCCGCGTTCCGAGATCAGTATGGGAATCTCTATTTCTGGGTGCCGATCCTCGGACCGCTGATCGGCGGCCCCATCGGCGCCTTCCTCTACCAGCTCCTCATCGGCCGGCACCTGAAGCCCGAGGAGATCGTGGAGGAGCCCGCGCCGGTCGGGACGGTCGCCGTGAAGGAGACCGGCACCGGCAAGAGTTCCGACAGGTGA